Genomic segment of Halococcus salsus:
AGCTCGTCGCCGAACCCAATATTCCTGTTAGGCGATTTTGAGGGATCCCAACATATTGCTTAAAGAGTCGCCTCAAGTTGAGAGTCAAGGCTACGCCTTTGACAAAGAAGAGCACATCGAGGGTCTCGATGCAGTTGGTGTTCCTATACTCGATAGTAACGATGTTTTCGGTGCTATTAGTGTAGCGAAACCTGCTCATTGGATGAGCAACGATTCACGAGAGCATGAGATTGCAGACCTCATACTTGGTCTCACAGATGAGA
This window contains:
- a CDS encoding IclR family transcriptional regulator domain-containing protein → MRDPNILLKESPQVESQGYAFDKEEHIEGLDAVGVPILDSNDVFGAISVAKPAHWMSNDSREHEIADLILGLTDEIELNVCFLK